The Nitrospira sp. sequence TTTCTCATTCAGACCTCCGGTAGCCGATGTTAGAGCGGCAATTCGGGCGTCATCTATTTTCTGATTGGGGAAGAAAATGGTAATCGGGACTTCAAAAAACCGGGCTAGTTGATCCAAATTCTCGGCGGTTGGCTTATAAGTCCCCGTTTCCCATCTGGATAATGTATTGGGTGGAATTTTTAGTTGGGCGGCCAAAGCTTCTTGAC is a genomic window containing:
- a CDS encoding helix-turn-helix transcriptional regulator; this encodes MGDIYEDIGRKIRELRQQYPKGSLSQEALAAQLKIPPNTLSRWETGTYKPTAENLDQLARFFEVPITIFFPNQKIDDARIAALTSATGGLNEKDFEEVLRYAEFRKVRSALRLTKSPKNK